The Cytophagia bacterium CHB2 genome contains the following window.
TGCTGGTTGGGAGCGACGGGCACCGTGCTCTGCCGCTTGCCCAATAGAAATCCCAGCGTGAAAATCAGCAAGAATGAAAGAGAGGCCGTGGCCAGGCGAAGAAGATGGCGAGGCTGCGGTGTGGGCGCCTGCCGCAGTTGCCCATTGGCTTTGAGCGCTGCGACAATCTTCTTTTCCAAGATTGTGGCGGGCAGGTTGGCGCGCGGCAAAGCCGCAAGCTTTGCTTGTTCTTCCGCACTGAAATCGTCGAGAGGTTCAGATGGCTTCATGGGTGTTGCTCCGATTGACTGTAGTCGCCGCGGGTTCTTACAGGGATTGCCGTACCGCCCGGCGGGCATGATGGAGTTGGCTTTTCGAAGTGCCGGCTTCAATATTCAAAAGCGAACCGATCTCGGCGTGAGTGTATCCTTCCAGATCGTGCAGCACGAACACGTGCCGGTAACCGTCAGGCAAGCCGGCAATCGCCCGTTCGAGATCGAGATATTCGAGCGAGACATACGCTTCAACAAACACGTCGGTGAGGACGGCATGCGAGTTTTTGGCACGCCTGCGCTCCAACTCGCGGCAGCAATTGAGCACGATGCTGATCAGCCAGGTGCGCAAACTCGACTGCCACCGAAATTCTGGCAGCGCTCCGACCGCTCTCAGCCAGGTGTCCTGCAGCACGTCTTCAGCTTCGTGTTTGTTCCACGCCAGCAAGCGCAGGGCAAATTGAAACAACGCGGGCGTGTGGCGTTTA
Protein-coding sequences here:
- a CDS encoding sigma-70 family RNA polymerase sigma factor; the protein is MKIISRYLGRLEDRRLVRNFLRRRDEKAFHELYKRHTPALFQFALRLLAWNKHEAEDVLQDTWLRAVGALPEFRWQSSLRTWLISIVLNCCRELERRRAKNSHAVLTDVFVEAYVSLEYLDLERAIAGLPDGYRHVFVLHDLEGYTHAEIGSLLNIEAGTSKSQLHHARRAVRQSL